Proteins from one Mycobacterium sp. EPa45 genomic window:
- a CDS encoding DUF58 domain-containing protein, whose translation MSDSETVHPPSFQRGEIGDAKLSAALRTLELTVKRKLDGVLHGDHLGLIPGPGSEPGESRMYQPGDDVRRMDWSVTARTTHPHVRQMIADRELETWLVVDMSASLDFGTTGCEKRDLAVAAAAAITYLNSGGGNRIGAIIANGDKITRVPALSGRMHEQTLLRTIATMPKAPAGVRGDLSAAIDALRRPERRRGMAVVISDFLGPINWMRPLRAIAARHEVLGIEVLDPRDVELPPVGDVILQDTESGVTREFTIDEQLRDDFARAAAVHHDEVARTLRRCGAPLMTLRTDRDWIADIVRFVASRRRGALAGSQ comes from the coding sequence GTGAGCGATTCGGAAACCGTCCACCCGCCTTCGTTTCAGCGCGGTGAGATCGGTGACGCCAAGCTTTCGGCGGCGCTGCGGACCCTCGAGCTCACCGTCAAGCGCAAGCTCGACGGGGTGCTGCACGGTGACCACCTCGGTCTGATCCCCGGCCCTGGCTCCGAGCCCGGTGAGTCGCGGATGTACCAGCCCGGCGACGATGTGCGCCGGATGGACTGGTCGGTAACCGCCCGCACCACCCACCCGCACGTTCGGCAGATGATCGCCGACCGCGAGCTGGAGACCTGGCTGGTGGTCGACATGTCGGCAAGCCTGGACTTCGGCACCACCGGCTGCGAGAAGCGTGACCTGGCAGTGGCCGCCGCGGCCGCGATCACCTACCTCAACAGCGGCGGCGGCAACCGGATCGGCGCGATCATCGCCAACGGCGACAAGATCACCCGCGTTCCGGCTCTGTCCGGCCGGATGCACGAGCAGACCCTGCTGCGGACGATTGCCACGATGCCCAAGGCACCGGCCGGGGTGCGCGGTGATCTGTCCGCCGCCATTGACGCCCTGCGCCGCCCCGAGCGTCGTCGTGGCATGGCGGTAGTGATCAGCGATTTCCTCGGTCCGATCAATTGGATGCGTCCACTGCGCGCGATCGCCGCGCGCCACGAGGTGCTGGGCATCGAGGTGCTCGACCCGCGTGACGTCGAACTGCCGCCGGTCGGCGATGTGATCCTGCAGGACACCGAGTCCGGGGTCACCCGGGAATTCACCATCGACGAGCAGCTGCGCGACGACTTCGCCCGCGCCGCCGCGGTGCACCATGACGAGGTGGCGCGCACGTTGCGCCGCTGCGGTGCGCCGCTGATGACGCTGCGCACCGACCGCGACTGGATCGCCGACATCGTGCGGTTCGTCGCGTCCCGTCGTCGTGGCGCCCTGGCGGGCAGCCAATGA
- a CDS encoding VWA domain-containing protein — MTLPLLGPMTLGGFEHPWFFVFLLVIAGLVGLYVVVQFARQKRILRFANMELLESVAPKRPNKWRHLPAILLIASLVLLTIAMAGPTHDVRIPRNRAVVMLTIDVSQSMRATDVEPSRLAAAQEAAKQFADQLTPGINLGLIAYAGTATVLVSPTTNREATKNAIDKLQLADRTATGEAIFTSLQAIATVGAVIGGGDTPPPARIVLMSDGKETVPSNPDNPKGAFTAARTAKDQGVPISTVSFGTPYGYVEINDQRQPVPVDDEMLKKIAELSSGNAYTASSLQQLKEVFTSLQDQIGYETIKGDASTGWLRLGALVLALAALAALLINRRLPG, encoded by the coding sequence ATGACACTGCCGTTGCTCGGGCCGATGACGCTGGGCGGCTTCGAACACCCATGGTTCTTTGTGTTCCTGCTCGTCATTGCCGGGCTGGTCGGGCTCTACGTCGTCGTGCAGTTCGCCAGGCAGAAGCGGATTCTGCGCTTCGCCAACATGGAACTGCTGGAAAGCGTTGCGCCCAAACGACCTAACAAATGGCGCCACCTGCCGGCCATCCTGCTGATCGCCTCGCTGGTGCTGTTGACGATCGCGATGGCGGGGCCGACGCATGATGTGCGCATCCCGCGCAACCGCGCCGTGGTGATGCTGACCATCGACGTCTCGCAGTCGATGCGCGCCACCGACGTCGAGCCCAGCCGGTTGGCCGCCGCGCAGGAGGCCGCCAAGCAGTTTGCCGACCAGCTGACCCCCGGCATCAATCTCGGGCTGATCGCCTATGCCGGCACCGCGACCGTGCTGGTGTCGCCGACCACCAACCGCGAAGCCACCAAGAACGCGATCGACAAGCTGCAGCTGGCGGACCGCACCGCCACCGGCGAGGCGATCTTCACCTCGTTGCAGGCGATCGCGACCGTTGGCGCCGTGATCGGTGGCGGTGACACCCCGCCGCCCGCCCGCATCGTGCTGATGTCCGACGGTAAGGAAACCGTGCCGTCCAACCCGGACAACCCGAAGGGCGCATTCACCGCCGCCCGCACGGCCAAGGATCAGGGCGTGCCGATCTCCACGGTGTCGTTCGGCACCCCGTACGGCTACGTCGAAATCAACGATCAGCGCCAGCCGGTCCCGGTCGACGACGAGATGCTGAAGAAGATCGCGGAGCTCTCCAGCGGCAATGCCTACACCGCCTCGAGCCTGCAGCAGCTCAAGGAGGTCTTCACCTCGCTGCAGGACCAGATCGGGTACGAAACGATCAAGGGTGATGCCAGCACCGGATGGCTCCGGCTGGGCGCGTTGGTCCTGGCTCTGGCCGCACTCGCCGCGCTGCTGATCAACCGCCGCCTGCCGGGCTGA
- the fabG1 gene encoding 3-oxoacyl-ACP reductase FabG1, with product MSETASAESADAKPAGRPPFVSRSVLVTGGNRGIGLAIAQRLAADGHKVAVTHRGSGAPEGLFGVECDVTDTAAIDRAFSEVEEHQGPVEVLVSNAGISKDAFLMRMTEERFTEVINANLTGAFRVTQRASRSMQRNRFGRIIYIGSVSGMWGIGNQANYAAAKAGLIGMARSISRELSKAGVTANVVAPGYIDTEMTRALDERIQAGALDFIPAKRVGTAEEVAGAVSFLASEDASYIAGAVIPVDGGMGMGH from the coding sequence ATGTCCGAAACCGCATCCGCAGAATCGGCCGACGCCAAACCGGCCGGCAGACCACCGTTTGTCTCCCGTTCCGTGCTCGTCACCGGTGGAAACCGGGGTATCGGTCTGGCGATCGCACAGCGGCTTGCCGCCGACGGCCACAAGGTGGCCGTCACCCACCGCGGCTCCGGGGCGCCCGAGGGACTGTTCGGCGTCGAGTGCGACGTCACCGACACCGCGGCCATCGACCGGGCGTTCAGCGAGGTCGAAGAACATCAGGGACCGGTCGAGGTGCTGGTGTCCAACGCCGGCATCTCCAAAGACGCCTTCCTCATGCGGATGACCGAAGAGCGGTTCACCGAGGTCATCAACGCCAACCTCACCGGAGCGTTCCGGGTGACACAGCGGGCGTCGCGCAGCATGCAGCGCAACCGGTTCGGCCGGATCATCTACATCGGCTCGGTATCCGGCATGTGGGGGATCGGCAACCAGGCCAACTACGCGGCCGCCAAGGCGGGCCTGATCGGTATGGCCCGTTCGATCTCGCGCGAGCTGTCCAAGGCCGGCGTGACCGCGAACGTGGTTGCTCCGGGCTATATCGACACCGAGATGACCCGCGCGCTAGACGAGCGGATCCAGGCCGGCGCGCTGGACTTCATTCCCGCCAAGCGGGTGGGCACCGCCGAGGAGGTGGCCGGTGCGGTCAGCTTCCTGGCATCGGAGGACGCGAGCTACATCGCCGGCGCGGTGATCCCCGTCGACGGCGGCATGGGCATGGGACATTAG
- the inhA gene encoding NADH-dependent enoyl-ACP reductase InhA, translating to MTLLQGKRILVTGIITDSSIAFHIAKVAQEAGAELVLTGFDRMKLIQRIADRLPNPAPLLELDVQNSEHLDTLADRISETIGEGNKIDGVVHSIGFMPQTGMGINPFFDAPYEDVAKGIHISAYSYASLAKAVLPIMNPGGGIVGMDFDPTRAMPAYNWMTVAKSALESVNRFVAREAGKVGVRSNLVAAGPIRTLAMSAIVGGALGEEAGAQMQLLEEGWDQRAPLGWNMKDPTPVAKTVCALLSDWLPATTGTIIFADGGASTQLL from the coding sequence ATGACTCTTTTGCAAGGCAAGCGGATCCTCGTCACGGGGATCATCACGGACTCGTCCATCGCATTCCACATCGCCAAGGTGGCGCAGGAAGCAGGCGCCGAACTGGTGCTCACCGGCTTCGACCGGATGAAGCTGATCCAGCGGATCGCCGACCGGTTGCCGAACCCGGCGCCGCTCCTCGAACTCGACGTGCAGAACTCCGAGCACCTGGACACCCTCGCCGATCGGATCTCCGAGACGATCGGCGAGGGCAACAAGATCGACGGTGTGGTGCACTCGATCGGGTTCATGCCGCAGACCGGCATGGGCATCAACCCGTTCTTCGACGCCCCGTACGAGGATGTCGCCAAGGGCATTCACATTTCGGCGTACTCCTATGCCTCGCTGGCCAAGGCCGTGCTGCCGATCATGAACCCGGGCGGCGGCATCGTCGGCATGGACTTCGACCCCACCCGTGCGATGCCGGCCTACAACTGGATGACGGTCGCCAAGAGCGCCTTGGAGTCGGTGAATCGATTCGTCGCCCGCGAGGCCGGAAAGGTCGGCGTGCGCTCCAATCTCGTTGCGGCAGGACCGATCCGCACGCTGGCGATGAGTGCGATCGTCGGTGGCGCGCTCGGCGAGGAGGCCGGTGCGCAGATGCAGCTGCTCGAAGAGGGCTGGGACCAGCGCGCCCCGCTCGGCTGGAACATGAAGGATCCGACGCCGGTCGCCAAGACCGTGTGCGCTTTGCTGTCCGACTGGCTGCCCGCCACCACGGGAACCATCATCTTCGCCGACGGTGGCGCCAGCACACAGCTGCTCTAG
- a CDS encoding ferrochelatase, producing MTAFDALLVLSFGGPEGPDQVMPFLENVTRGRGIPPERLAAVAEHYLHFGGVSPINGINRALIDEIRAELADRGEQLPVYFGNRNWHPLVEDTVAAMASDGVRRAAVFATSAWGGYSGCTQYQEDIARARAAVGDAAPELVKLRQFFDHPLLVAMFADAIATAAATLPEPLRAQARLVFTAHSIPLRAADRCGPNLYARQVRYAAALVAAAAGHGDFDVVWQSRSGPPQVPWLEPDVGDHLSQLAQAGTKAVVVCPVGFVSDHIEVVWDLDNELREQADNLGIALARASTPNAQRRFARLVLDLVDEARDGREPARVVGPEPVPGYGSSVDGALCTDTCVASARPSAGSR from the coding sequence GTGACAGCGTTTGATGCGCTTCTGGTGCTGTCCTTCGGCGGGCCCGAGGGGCCGGACCAGGTGATGCCGTTCCTGGAGAACGTCACTCGTGGCCGCGGGATACCGCCGGAGCGGCTGGCCGCCGTGGCCGAGCACTACCTGCATTTCGGCGGTGTCTCACCGATCAACGGCATCAACCGTGCCCTGATCGACGAGATCCGCGCCGAGCTCGCCGATCGCGGCGAGCAGCTGCCGGTGTACTTCGGCAACCGCAACTGGCATCCGTTGGTCGAAGACACCGTTGCGGCAATGGCTTCCGATGGAGTGCGGCGGGCCGCGGTGTTCGCCACCTCGGCGTGGGGCGGGTATTCCGGCTGCACGCAATACCAGGAGGACATCGCACGGGCGCGTGCCGCTGTTGGCGACGCAGCCCCCGAATTGGTGAAACTAAGGCAGTTCTTCGACCACCCGCTGCTGGTGGCGATGTTCGCCGACGCCATCGCGACGGCGGCTGCGACGCTGCCCGAACCGCTGCGGGCCCAGGCCCGGCTGGTGTTCACCGCGCATTCGATACCGCTGCGCGCCGCCGACCGATGCGGCCCGAATCTGTATGCCCGCCAAGTTCGTTACGCCGCCGCGCTGGTGGCCGCCGCGGCCGGCCACGGCGACTTCGACGTGGTGTGGCAGTCGCGGTCCGGGCCGCCGCAGGTGCCGTGGCTGGAACCCGATGTGGGCGATCATCTTTCACAGCTTGCGCAGGCAGGTACCAAGGCGGTGGTGGTCTGTCCGGTCGGTTTCGTGTCCGACCACATCGAGGTGGTCTGGGACCTCGACAACGAGCTGCGTGAGCAGGCCGACAATCTCGGTATCGCACTCGCGCGGGCCTCGACACCCAACGCGCAGCGCCGGTTCGCAAGGCTCGTACTCGACCTTGTCGACGAAGCGCGCGACGGACGCGAACCTGCGAGAGTCGTTGGCCCCGAGCCGGTTCCGGGCTACGGCTCCAGCGTCGACGGCGCGTTGTGCACGGACACGTGCGTGGCTAGTGCCAGGCCGAGTGCAGGATCGCGGTGA
- a CDS encoding NfeD family protein: MPAALIWLVFALGLAGAEALTGDMFLLMLSGGALAAAGSSWLLDWPVWADGAVFLVVSVLLLALVRPALRRKLTAGKGLPEPVKALEGKTALVLDRISRHEGQVKLEGEIWTARPYNDNDVYEPGDHVTVMHIDGATAVVWKND, encoded by the coding sequence ATGCCCGCGGCGCTGATCTGGTTAGTGTTCGCCCTGGGTCTTGCCGGCGCCGAAGCACTGACCGGAGACATGTTCCTGTTGATGCTGTCCGGCGGTGCGCTGGCTGCCGCCGGATCGAGCTGGCTGCTGGACTGGCCGGTGTGGGCCGACGGCGCGGTGTTCCTGGTGGTCTCGGTGCTGCTTCTGGCCCTGGTGCGCCCGGCGCTGCGCCGCAAGCTCACCGCAGGCAAGGGCCTGCCCGAACCGGTGAAAGCCCTGGAGGGCAAGACGGCGCTGGTCCTGGACCGGATATCGCGCCATGAAGGCCAGGTGAAACTCGAGGGCGAAATCTGGACGGCGCGGCCCTACAACGACAACGATGTCTACGAACCGGGCGACCACGTCACCGTCATGCACATCGACGGTGCCACCGCAGTCGTCTGGAAGAACGACTAA
- a CDS encoding SPFH domain-containing protein has protein sequence MDGAVAGLVLLAVLVVFAIIVVAKSVALIPQAEAAVIERLGRYSKTVSGQLTLLIPFIDKVRARVDLRERVVSFPPQPVITEDNLTVNIDTVVYFQVTNPQAAVYQISNYIVGVEQLTTTTLRNVVGGMTLEQTLTSRDQINGQLRGVLDEATGRWGLRVARVELRSIDPPPSIQDSMEKQMRADREKRAMILTAEGSREASIKQAEGQKQAQILAAEGAKQAAILAAEAERQSRILRAQGERAASYLQAQGQAKAIEKTFAAIKAGRPTPEMLAYQYLQTLPQMAKGEANKVWLVPSDFGSALQGFTKMLGAPGEDGVFRYTPSPVDDHPAKSDEEDAAEVADWFDTQTDPAIAQAVAKAEAEARATVPSVGVAAVPPPQQIAPPPVSYPPLSEQQAPPADPQYAPRHGSEQP, from the coding sequence ATGGACGGTGCCGTAGCCGGTTTGGTTCTGCTGGCGGTGCTGGTGGTCTTCGCCATCATCGTCGTCGCCAAGTCTGTCGCACTGATACCGCAGGCCGAAGCGGCCGTCATCGAACGGCTCGGGCGGTACAGCAAGACGGTTTCCGGGCAGCTCACGCTGCTGATCCCGTTCATCGACAAGGTCCGCGCTCGCGTCGACCTGCGCGAGCGGGTGGTGTCCTTCCCGCCGCAGCCGGTGATCACCGAGGACAACCTGACGGTCAACATCGACACCGTCGTCTACTTTCAGGTCACCAATCCGCAGGCAGCGGTCTACCAGATCAGCAACTACATCGTCGGTGTCGAGCAGCTGACCACCACCACGCTGCGCAACGTGGTCGGCGGCATGACCCTCGAGCAGACGCTGACCAGCCGTGACCAGATCAACGGTCAGCTGCGCGGCGTGCTCGACGAAGCCACCGGCCGCTGGGGCCTGCGGGTCGCGCGCGTCGAGCTGCGCAGCATCGACCCGCCGCCGTCCATTCAGGACTCGATGGAAAAGCAGATGCGCGCCGACCGTGAGAAGCGCGCGATGATCCTCACCGCCGAGGGCAGCCGGGAGGCGTCGATCAAGCAGGCCGAAGGGCAGAAGCAGGCCCAGATCCTGGCCGCCGAGGGCGCCAAGCAGGCCGCGATCCTGGCCGCCGAGGCCGAGCGGCAATCCCGGATCCTGCGGGCGCAAGGTGAGCGCGCCGCCTCCTACCTGCAGGCCCAGGGCCAGGCCAAGGCGATCGAGAAGACGTTCGCCGCGATCAAGGCCGGCCGGCCCACCCCGGAGATGCTGGCGTATCAGTACCTGCAGACCCTGCCGCAGATGGCCAAGGGTGAGGCCAACAAGGTGTGGCTGGTGCCCAGCGACTTCGGCTCGGCGCTGCAGGGCTTCACGAAAATGCTCGGCGCGCCTGGCGAGGACGGGGTGTTCCGCTACACGCCGTCGCCGGTCGACGACCATCCGGCCAAGTCCGACGAGGAAGACGCTGCAGAGGTCGCCGACTGGTTCGACACCCAGACCGACCCGGCGATCGCTCAGGCGGTGGCAAAGGCCGAGGCCGAGGCCCGCGCAACGGTGCCATCGGTCGGCGTCGCCGCGGTCCCACCGCCGCAGCAGATCGCCCCGCCGCCGGTTTCGTACCCTCCGCTCTCCGAGCAGCAGGCCCCGCCGGCTGACCCGCAGTACGCGCCGCGGCACGGCTCCGAGCAGCCGTAG
- a CDS encoding TVP38/TMEM64 family protein gives MTSKARSTWRSVRSAVISTARQVSRTRLVVTAIVTVILVAIVLLVPLPTAVQLRDWATSLGAWFPLAFLAAHVVVTVFPFPRTAFTLAAGLLFGPGLGVAIAVVASALSALIALLLVRAVGWQFSKLVSHPALVSVDARLRERGWQAIFSLRMIPAVPFSVLNYAAGASAVRVMPYLWATLAGLIPGTAAVVFLGDALTGNVSPLLILVSVCTAAVGVAGLVYEIRSHRRAGGDVAANTP, from the coding sequence GTGACATCGAAGGCTCGCAGCACGTGGCGCAGTGTGCGCTCAGCGGTGATCTCCACCGCGCGCCAGGTATCCCGGACGCGCCTCGTCGTCACCGCGATCGTCACTGTGATTCTCGTCGCAATCGTGCTGTTGGTGCCGCTGCCCACCGCCGTGCAGCTGCGGGACTGGGCAACCTCGCTCGGCGCCTGGTTCCCGCTGGCCTTCCTGGCCGCGCACGTCGTCGTCACCGTGTTCCCCTTCCCCCGCACTGCGTTCACATTGGCCGCCGGCCTGCTGTTCGGCCCGGGGTTGGGCGTGGCGATCGCCGTGGTGGCCAGTGCGCTGAGTGCGCTGATCGCGCTGCTGCTGGTGCGCGCGGTGGGCTGGCAGTTCAGCAAGCTCGTCAGCCATCCGGCTCTCGTGTCGGTGGACGCTCGGCTGCGGGAGCGCGGCTGGCAGGCGATCTTCTCGCTGCGGATGATTCCCGCCGTGCCGTTCTCGGTGCTCAACTACGCCGCGGGCGCCTCAGCCGTTCGGGTGATGCCGTATCTGTGGGCCACGCTGGCGGGATTGATCCCGGGCACCGCCGCCGTGGTCTTCCTCGGCGACGCCCTGACCGGCAACGTCAGCCCGCTGCTGATTCTGGTGTCGGTCTGCACCGCGGCCGTTGGCGTCGCCGGCCTGGTCTACGAGATCCGCAGTCACCGCCGCGCCGGCGGCGACGTCGCCGCCAACACCCCGTAG
- the mutA gene encoding methylmalonyl-CoA mutase small subunit gives MLRQQELPVSVEVEEGRARWRSAVAGVLAKSSRKDPADLPAEPETLLDSPTYEGFAIRPLYTALDELPESPLPGQWPFVRGGDAHRDVVAGWKVAEVFPGPGFSGAVADGNAAVLGALSDGVSALVLSVGDTGVAPADLDRLLEGVFIELAPVILESGAQFSAAAEAVLALVAGADEAQRAGLSIDLGADPLTAPLSGFDAPGIEEVTRVAANLIGSTGVRAITIDGPAFHNRGANAAWELAGALGAAVEYVRALVDAGIPVADALRQISFRLVADDDQFLTIAKFRAARQLWARVADVVGQPDNGAATVHAVTSLPMMTQRDPWVNMLRTTLAAFGAGVGGADTVAVLPFDIAIPSGFPGISAGFARRIARNTQLLLLEESHVGRVLDPAGGSWYVEDLTESLAAQAWSHFQDIESRGGFVAAVDHVAEQIEQVRVRRADDIAHRRTAVTGVNEFPNLSEPPLPHFDSSETVRRYAAGFEGLRDRSDAFLDRTGARPRALLLPLGPLAENNIRATFAANLLASGGIEAVNPGTVDAAGVAAAANGLTVAVICGTDARYATDASDVVTAARAAGVTQVYLAGPEKAVADAAAKPDGYLTAKIDAVEALSSLLTQLGA, from the coding sequence ATGCTGCGACAACAGGAGTTGCCGGTGTCAGTAGAGGTTGAGGAAGGCCGCGCCCGCTGGCGCAGCGCGGTGGCCGGCGTGCTGGCCAAGAGCAGCCGGAAAGACCCGGCGGATCTACCCGCCGAGCCCGAGACACTGCTGGATTCGCCCACCTACGAGGGCTTTGCGATCCGGCCCCTGTACACCGCACTCGACGAACTGCCCGAATCGCCGCTGCCGGGACAGTGGCCGTTCGTCCGCGGCGGCGACGCTCACCGCGATGTCGTCGCCGGCTGGAAGGTCGCCGAGGTCTTCCCGGGTCCGGGCTTCTCCGGCGCGGTCGCCGACGGCAACGCCGCGGTGTTGGGCGCCCTGAGTGACGGCGTCAGCGCACTGGTGCTCAGTGTCGGCGACACCGGTGTCGCCCCAGCGGATCTGGACCGGCTGCTGGAGGGGGTCTTCATCGAGCTCGCGCCGGTGATCCTGGAATCCGGTGCACAGTTCAGCGCCGCCGCCGAGGCCGTGCTGGCACTGGTGGCCGGTGCCGACGAGGCCCAGCGGGCTGGACTGTCGATCGACCTCGGCGCCGATCCGCTCACCGCGCCGCTCAGCGGCTTCGATGCACCCGGCATCGAGGAGGTGACCCGGGTCGCCGCGAATCTGATCGGCAGCACGGGGGTTCGCGCGATCACCATCGACGGACCGGCGTTCCACAACCGCGGTGCGAACGCGGCCTGGGAACTCGCCGGAGCGCTCGGGGCTGCCGTCGAGTACGTGCGTGCGCTGGTCGACGCAGGCATCCCGGTCGCCGATGCGCTGCGACAGATCAGCTTCCGGCTCGTCGCCGACGACGACCAGTTCCTGACGATCGCGAAATTCCGTGCGGCCCGCCAACTCTGGGCCCGGGTTGCCGACGTGGTCGGTCAACCCGACAACGGAGCGGCGACCGTGCACGCGGTCACCTCGTTGCCGATGATGACCCAGCGTGACCCCTGGGTGAACATGCTTCGCACCACGCTGGCCGCGTTCGGCGCCGGAGTCGGGGGAGCGGACACCGTGGCGGTGCTGCCGTTCGACATCGCGATCCCCAGCGGTTTCCCCGGCATCAGCGCCGGCTTCGCCCGCCGGATCGCGCGCAACACCCAGCTGTTGTTGCTGGAGGAGTCGCATGTCGGGCGGGTGCTCGACCCAGCGGGCGGTTCCTGGTACGTCGAGGACCTCACCGAAAGCCTTGCGGCCCAAGCCTGGTCGCACTTCCAGGACATCGAGTCGCGGGGCGGATTCGTGGCGGCCGTCGATCATGTCGCCGAGCAGATCGAACAGGTGCGCGTGCGCCGGGCCGACGACATCGCCCACCGTCGCACCGCGGTCACCGGGGTGAACGAGTTCCCCAACCTCTCCGAACCGCCGCTGCCGCACTTCGACTCCTCGGAAACCGTGCGGCGCTATGCGGCCGGATTCGAGGGGCTGCGGGACCGCTCCGACGCCTTCCTCGACCGCACCGGCGCCCGGCCCAGGGCGCTGCTGCTGCCGCTCGGCCCGCTGGCCGAGAACAACATTCGCGCGACATTTGCCGCCAATCTGTTGGCCTCCGGCGGGATCGAGGCAGTCAACCCGGGTACCGTCGACGCCGCCGGTGTCGCCGCCGCAGCGAACGGCCTCACGGTCGCGGTGATCTGCGGCACCGACGCGCGCTATGCCACCGATGCCTCCGATGTGGTGACGGCCGCGCGAGCCGCGGGCGTGACCCAGGTCTACCTGGCCGGCCCGGAAAAGGCGGTGGCCGACGCCGCGGCCAAACCCGACGGCTATCTGACCGCCAAAATTGATGCGGTCGAAGCACTTTCGTCCCTGCTCACCCAATTGGGGGCTTAG